A stretch of the Candidatus Omnitrophota bacterium genome encodes the following:
- a CDS encoding glucose-1-phosphate thymidylyltransferase, translated as MKAIIPCAGRGKRLRPLTFTNSKPLIPIANKPLVQYAIEKIKKVGIEEIGIVVSDNTKDMQQVLHDGKEFGVKISYIQQDEPLGIAHTIKVSQDFLGDSPFVMYLGDNLLQEGLEEGVRRFKENKSNAVLYLSKTDKPQLYGIAVVRDDRVVRLIEKPKDPPSDLAAIGIYILDASIHEAIDKQRPSARGELEITDALQGIIDNGAQVEYCILRGWWIDAGNPDDMIEANRLVLQDLKTDNQGSIDPDSDIRGEVAIGKGTRIEKSTLRGPVMIGKNCTIRDSFVGSFTAIGNGSVLENCEIEYSVVMENCGICNVERRIDNSIFGRNVRISKSERKPKSYKLILSDDSAAELP; from the coding sequence ATGAAAGCCATTATTCCATGCGCAGGCAGAGGCAAACGTCTGCGGCCATTAACCTTCACCAACTCCAAGCCCTTAATACCTATCGCCAATAAGCCGTTGGTGCAATACGCCATCGAAAAAATCAAAAAAGTCGGCATCGAAGAGATCGGCATCGTCGTCAGCGACAATACCAAGGATATGCAGCAAGTGCTCCACGACGGCAAAGAATTCGGAGTGAAAATTTCCTATATCCAACAGGACGAACCGCTGGGCATCGCGCATACGATCAAGGTTTCTCAGGATTTTTTAGGAGATTCGCCCTTTGTGATGTACCTGGGCGACAATCTGCTTCAAGAGGGATTGGAAGAAGGCGTCAGGCGCTTCAAAGAAAATAAGAGCAATGCGGTTTTATATCTCTCCAAGACGGATAAACCACAACTCTACGGCATCGCCGTAGTTAGAGACGACCGAGTCGTCCGGTTGATAGAAAAGCCCAAAGATCCACCCTCCGATCTGGCCGCCATCGGCATTTACATTTTGGACGCCAGCATCCATGAAGCGATCGACAAACAGAGACCCTCTGCGCGGGGCGAGCTGGAAATCACGGACGCCTTGCAAGGGATCATCGACAATGGGGCGCAAGTGGAGTATTGCATCCTCAGAGGCTGGTGGATCGACGCGGGGAATCCGGACGACATGATCGAAGCCAATAGGTTAGTGCTTCAGGATTTGAAAACGGACAACCAGGGCAGCATCGATCCCGATTCCGACATCCGGGGCGAAGTAGCGATCGGAAAGGGAACGCGCATCGAAAAAAGCACCCTGCGCGGCCCAGTGATGATCGGGAAGAATTGCACGATCCGCGATTCGTTCGTCGGCAGTTTCACGGCCATCGGCAACGGCTCCGTCCTGGAGAATTGCGAGATCGAATACAGCGTGGTGATGGAGAATTGCGGAATTTGCAACGTGGAGCGACGCATCGACAACAGCATCTTCGGACGCAACGTCCGCATCTCCAAATCGGAGCGCAAACCGAAATCGTATAAACTCATCCTCTCGGACGACAGCGCCGCCGAATTGCCGTAA